Proteins encoded in a region of the Panicum hallii strain FIL2 chromosome 3, PHallii_v3.1, whole genome shotgun sequence genome:
- the LOC112884111 gene encoding uncharacterized protein LOC112884111 — protein MAYYAIAPIVCALLQRELYMHLYINQVWDGSDATLDQIRVINSTIPVTGFGTTVVHDWPVTVGVEANATVVGHARGLHIQSSHDGVSGWYTSFILMFEDKSFKGSTLKVMGITPQDGQWSIIGGTGEFVMAQGVIDHKIVKQGISRIYELNIHVVYTPMDSSVFECNSWKLGPPQGGIVM, from the exons ATGGCTTACTATGCAATTGCTCCTATTGTGTGTGCACTCCTCCAACGTGAGCTATACATGCACCTATACATAAACCAAGTATGGGACGGGTCAGATGCTACCCTAGACCAAATACGTGTGATAAATTCAACCATCCCTGTGACAGGATTTGGTACGACTGTGGTTCATGACTGGCCGGTTACTGTTGGAGTTGAGGCGAATGCAACTGTAGTTGGGCACGCACGAGGTCTGCATATCCAATCTAGTCATGATGGTGTTTCTGGTTGGTACACCTCCTTCATCTTAATGTTTGAGGATAAAAG TTTCAAAGGGTCCACACTCAAGGTGATGGGGATTACTCCACAAGATGGTCAGTGGAGCATTATTGGAGGGACAGGAGAATTTGTTATGGCACAAGGTGTTATTGACCACAAAATAGTCAAGCAAGGTATCTCGAGAATCTATGAACTCAACATCCATGTGGTGTACACTCCAATGGACTCTTCAGTG TTTGAATGTAATTCGTGGAAGCTCGGGCCTCCACAAGGCGGTATTGTGATGTGA